Part of the Cervus elaphus chromosome 18, mCerEla1.1, whole genome shotgun sequence genome is shown below.
TAACGGCACAGAAGACAGTTCCATAGGTCAATTATCTTTTGCTTAAACCAGTGGCTTCCCCCAAGAACAAAGAGCAGCAAATCAAAGCAGCTAATCGCTGTTACACTCAAGAAGATTTCATTATAAAATGCAACATTGTAGTTACAGTCTCTTGAGTGTGCCACAGTGTACAAGTAATAAATCCGAAAGCACTGGTAGGGAAGGAAGCAAATAAGAATAACTCCtataaaaaacagatttttcaacTGAGCCCAGAACTCTTGATGAGATAGTAAGGAGTGTCCGAGCTTCCGTGCCATCAACACAATGATGATGATCTGGAGGACCAAGAGAATCACTGCGATGACTATGACAATAGCGACTATCATATAATTGATGGCTTGCACATATGCATGAGTAAGTTCTTTGTGGAATTTGAAACAGTGGTGGCTATCATAGCCCTCATGAATTCCATACTGAGAAACAACCAGGGGTACCACAATGATAATCACCAGGAGCCACATGGCCGTGCTGGCAGCCACAGCATGTAGTTTTCTGTAGAATTCCACTTTGTCCTTGTGCTTAAAGAAAATGAGGTACCTGATGACTAGAATCACCATGTAGAACAGGAATGTGAGGTACATGTGGATGTGCAGCATGGCACTCACAAATCTGCAGAAGGACCACCCAAATGTCCAAGTGTGCTTGATGAGGTAGGTCAAACGGAAAGGCACTGTAAGCAGAAAAGCGCTGTGGACCACCACCAGATTAATGACTGCTGTGGTGGTCACAGACCGGGTGTTCATCTTCACAAGTAGGAACAAAATGGAGACGATGCCCATCAGCCCTCCAACAAGCACTACAAAGTAGAGCCTGGTTAAATGGGGTGTCAATATAGGGTCATCGCAGGAGGAAGTATTGTTGGCAGCCATGCTTCAGAAGTCACCTGGAAGAGATAAAGCACCAGTGTAACTAACAAGCTTCCAGaattttgttcatattttgttGCCATTAGACTGGCAGTGTGACtttgtcatttttctgtttaCATGATGTAAACCTTATGTGCTTTAAGAATGAGAACTATTGTCATATGCATCTCTAGGTACTCTACACTGAAAACACAGTAAGTCATTGATTCTTGACCTTTAATAGGTTAAAGACCACTTTGAGAGGCCCCCAGAGATACATGTATATCTATACAGTCAAAACTATTTGCGTAAAACTTGATTTCAGACCATTTGAAGTTGATACATGGATACTAGTATTGCAGTAACCACTGTGGCGGAGGGGTGGAAATATCCTAAGATGGACAGAAAGCAAAGTAGATTCATTaagtacacaaaatatttttttcttttaagtatcaTTCTAATTCTCTAATTCCTTCCAACTCATCAGCAAATGATCCAAgaatatttatactttatttctttaagatATGATttgtttggcaaaaaaaaaaaaagactaaatcaAGGCAGCAGAAAGCAATAGGAGGGTTTATCTGAATTTCTCATCGCAGTTACATTATCATCTAACAGTGAGCGCTTGACTAAGTTCTTATCATGGGCCCCCCGAGACCATAGCATGTCTCCCAATTTTCCCATCACCCACCCTTAAATTCATAAAAGAACCACTATCAGTTTTCCTCTGGACTTCTGAAAGATCCTTTCCCTATGTAGTCTTTGTCCCTTCTAATTACTGTGTGTGTGcccaatcactcagtcgtgtctgactctttgcaaccccatggaccgttaacccgccaggctcttctgtccatggaattttccagacaagaatactggttgccatttcctcctccaggggatcttcccaacccagagactgaacccctaTTTCTCGCGTTTCTTGCTTTGGGAGGCAGATTTTTAatcactatgccacctgggaagtgatttaattattatctacattttaaattgctatttactaaataaaagacgtcttaatttttaattacacTAATCAAGTCACTTTACTTTATTTAAATTCCTTCAGTGGCCTCCCATTTCTTTTaaggtaaaaacaaaaattcttaacatCTAAAATGTTCTGGATTATAGCAAAATCCAGTCCCTTGAGACCAGAGTCAAGAAATAATCTAGAGGTTAAATTGACAGGATTTGACATTAATTGTATATGGAGAAATGAAGGGAAAGGAAGTGTCTCAATCACTCCTAGATTTCTTGCTTGAACAACTGTGTGATAAGAGGTCTGTTTACTAATACCAGGGAAACCAAGGATCAAAGTTAAGGAAGAACAGTAATTGAATTATGTGGTTAATCCCTGACCTTTGTAACACATTCACAATTATTCTATTCATTCTTGAATGTCTCTTCGTACAATCAAACTtacaaagcaataaaaatgaaccaaCTGCTGATATAATACTGATGAATCAAAAAAGCATCATACTAAATCATGTATTCTCAATTGGGCAATACTGCCTCCAAGGGGAAAAATGTTTGTTCTGGGGgtgtgaaaaattttatttttagtgtataaAATGCAGGTATGCATGtagtatataaacacacaaacagtGTATCTGTGGTATTAAAATTTCATAAGAGGGGGAGAGATAATTAGGAAAATAGATATAGAAAGGCTCTTTAGAGGGCCAGTGATAAAGTGGAGAACCATACTAAATAAAAGATGCCAGCCACAAAAGACCACATGctgaatgatttctttttctagaaaatCAAAACCAATATGACAGAAGGATCAGTGTGTCTCAAGGCCCAGTTTTCAGGTGAAGGGACTGACttcagaggggcctgggggaaaTTATGGGATGATGGGATGTTTTATATTGTATTGTAGTTATTTGTCAAAGCTCAATGATCTGTACAGTTAAATTGGTGAATTTTCTTGCATATAACTTATACCTCAATAGGactaattgaaaaataataataacctggCCCCAGAGAGCCTCTGCTTTCCTGGGTATGGAATAGGATTTCCATGTAACTGACATTAAAGCTTGTCTCCTGTTATACTGGCTCTGTGTGATGTGTAATCGCTGCActcaccttttatttttctctgtagaaAAGTAGCTCCATCAGGTAAATGTGAAATtacattttttgtgtgtctggATCAAGGAGGAATGTGCCATCATAAGTTctgtttgtcatttttttcccacttctttACCTAGAAGTTTCAGcttctaaaagaagaaaatatgatcAGTTGCACATCATCTGTCTCAAGTCCTCCTTTCTCACCAACTGCCATAATCTCTCTCTTTCAGATAAAAGAAGTTTATGTTACATCTCTTGTATATAACAGGCACTACATGAGATGCTTACCTGAACATGGGCTCATTTAACCCTCAAATCAGTCCTGGGCTTTGTGTATTGATATGTATCACTATACtgattttcaaatgaagaaactcAGCCTTAGTCCAGATATCATTTGCCAAGTTCTTcagagttacacacacacacactcagaaataCACAAACTCCTGCATCATGGAGAAGCAAGTTGTGCAGCTTCTAACATAAGAAGGAGGGGAGGCTGTGAAGATATTTGGTTCTACTCACATAGCTGTATGCCAATATATCTTAAAATCTGCTCTTCCTTCTTTTTGGATTTCTTACTTTCCTATTCCTTTTACTTGGTTTGCAGCAGATCCCATACATTAGCTCATTCAACATCCGTTCCAACCCTTTCTGGTCTGTCAGGAAATTTCTGTACAGTTTTCTGCCGTTATAGTACCTGTAAGTGAGTTCATTTCTACCAGTTTGTTGCACTACTGCAAAACTTGGAGGCAAGTGAAGGATGTCAGTGTATAGAGAGATTAGGTTATTTGGCAAGACAGTGGTAGAAATGTCTGCTTTCTCTGGGACAGTAGTGGCACAGGAATCCAGTACTATACATCAtggacttcagaaaaaaatagtcAATGATGTTTCTCCTATTAATTTCATGGTGGTATTGGATATTTTTCTGTGTCTATATGGATCATGTCTTTGTAGCAGCCAAGCCTGGTTCCCAGATATTCCATGATATTTTGTAACTTGTTACCTTCTAATAAACATCTTCTGCTTAGACCAGCTGAAGTGGGTTCTATTGCCTGCAATTAACAACCATGATATACCTTGTTGATTCCTATTCTAAGGATCAATTGAATCATCATTTCTCCCGGGAAGCCTTACTAATCCCCATTCTCAATTCAGGTTGTATGTAATCCCCCTTTGTCCCATGGAACATACCAACCATGCTTACCTCTACTACGTCACTCAGTTACTTCTGCCTTCTGAACAAGATTGAGGAGGGAAGAACTGAGCTTTCCTTTGTATTCATATAatctaatatttaaattaatgtaAACATTATTATTGAAAACTAACATACTTATAGTACAGTGCTCAGGTATAGGTATACAGTTCAATGAATTTTAACCATACCATCACCAAAGGCAACCACTATCCTGACAGCTAAAACCATATAATAGGTTTGTCTACTTTGAATTTTAGGTAAATTCAGtgtcctttttttgtgtgtaccTAGTTTAATGCACTCAGCATTATGCTTAAGATTCATTCATGTGTATAGTTTTATTTAGTATATTGTATCATTGCATGAATATTTCacaatttatccattctattgttGATGGACAATAGCATTATTTCCATTTATAGAGCTGTTATAAATAACACTATAAACCATAagcaatgaaaagacaacccagagaatgggagaaaatatttgcaaacattgtgaccaacaagggattaatctccaaaatatacaaatagttcatgcagctcaatataaaaaaaaaataaacaacccaaacaaaaaatatgctgctgctgctgctaagtcgcttcagtcgtgtccgacgcggtgcgaccccatagacggcagcccaccaggctcccccgtccctgggattctccaggcaagaacactggagtgggttgccatttccttctctaatgcatgataatgaaaagtgaaagtgaagtcgctcagtcgtgtccaaccttcgcgaccccatggactgcagcctaccaggttcctccgtccatgggattttccaggcaagagtactggagtggggtgccattgccttctctgaaaaaatACGTaggagatctaaacagacatttctccaaggaaagtGTATAtgtgcttgcttcggcagcacatatacaaaGAAAGTATATAGATGACAAAAAGCAcatgagggtgtggagaaaagggagccgtCCTATACCcttagtgagaatgtaaattggtacagccactagggagaacagtatgggggggttccttaaaaaaaataaaaataaagctaccatatgatccagaaatcccactcctgagcatgcATCCGGAGAAAACCATActtctaaaagatacatgcacctcaatgttcattgcagtgctatttacagtagccaagatatggaagtaacctaaatgtccatcaaccaatgaatggataaagatgtggtacatatatatacaatggaatattatcagccttaaaaggaatgaattaatgccatttgcagcaacatggatggacctagacattatcatatCAAATGAAGTAGTTCacccaaagacaaatatcatatggtctcacttatatgtggaatctaaaaaatgatacaagtgaacttatttacaaaacagaaataaacacagacttagaaaagaaacttatggttaccaaaggggaaaggtgagtgtgggggataaatcaggagtttgtgattaacatatacacaatagtatatataaaatagataatcaacaaggatctactctatagcacagggaactctacttaatactatgtaataacctatatggaaaagaatctgaaaaaaaatagatatgtatgtatgtgctaagtcgctttagttgtgtctgactctttgcaaccccatggactgtatgtagcctgccagacttctctgtccatggaatttccagggaagaatactggagtgggttgccatttcctcctctaggatatcttcctgacccagggatcaaaacagcacctcttaagtctcctgcattggcaggcgggttctctaccactagcgtaacctgggaagccagatataagtatatgtgtaactaaatcactttcctgtacccctgaaactaccacaacattgtaaatcaactatactccaatgtaaaataaaaacaaataaataaataatgctagtttgaacattcttataaatttcttttgtgaaaataaatatgcatttcatcttttgtgaaaataaataaattcccaaATTCTGTTGGGAATTTACCTAAGTGTGTAACTGATGGATTGTAGGGTGTGTATTTGTTCTTTTCAGTGAAACCCACAGTTTCTGATATAAATTCTCACTAATAATACAGGAGAGTTTCAGTGCTCCACAGTCTCCAGAATATTCAGAATTTTCTGtccttttaatttttgccattgtAGTAGACGTCgttgtatttcattgtggttttgatctccATTTAGCCTACTGAATAATAAAGATGAGCACATTCATATGTATCTGTTGGACACTTAGATATTCTGTTTGTGAAGTGCCTGTTGAAGTCTTTCACCGTATTTCTATTTGGTCGTctgcctttttcttattgattggTAGTAGTCTTTATGTAGCCTAGATACCACTCCTTTATTAGAGATATGTAttgtaaatatcttcttccaCTTTGCTTTTAACTTCTTAATAGGtatcttttgatgaacagaatATCTACTTTTTGGTATTACCAGTTTGTTAAATTGGTAATTTAACAGAGTCAGCACCTTCGTGTCCTGGTAAGGAGCCTGGCTACTCAAAAGTAATAAGGATAGTATACTATCTTAACCTAGTATACtagtattttcttcttcttcttttaacatATACAGTTTATCTAgaactgattttttaatataatgtaagGTAGGAGCCatgattattttttcccatatGGATAAGTAACTGACTCAGAATCATTAATTGGAAATATCCTTCCCACCCTCGCTAAACTTTGTCATAAATCAGGTAACCACATATGAGTCAATTTAGCCCTTTTTAAAGAATCTGATATGTTCTGCTGGTTTATGGATCTACACATGTGCCAAAACCACACTGTTTAAATCACTATGTGGTATAGTAAATTTTCATATCAGGTAGTCTAATTTTTCtaactttcttttccttaagaTCCCCTGGGCTATACTTGATAATTCCATTTACTCTCTACTTCCATTTTATTATGTTATATACTTTAATTCTGCATACATTTTAAACTCCACAATATATTATTATTGTATTGTACAATACACTTGATAATCTGCATTTCCATACAAGTTCTAAAATCTGATTAATAAAACTTCTGGTGTTTTTAATgaatttacattaaaattataGATACTGATAGCTTTAAACAGATAGTAATAGCTTTTCAACACTGAGTCTTCTAATCACTGAACATAATATATCCCTCCatgtttttatatcttctttaacTTGTCTCAATGATGTGTTGTGATTTTCTATACAGaagtattttatatgttttttaaaaaatattgatcaagataatcatatgatttttctcccttttttgttTACTGTGGTGGACTAATGATTGATCTGTACCTGTCCCATACTTGTGAAGCTGGAATAAAACCCATTTTGAagcagggttcaattcctgggttgggaagattccctggagaagggtatggcgacccattcctgtattcttttctggggaatcccatagacagaggaacctggtgaccTACAGagcatagggtcaccaagagtcagacgcaactgagcaacgaGCACACACTTTGATGTTACATATAAACTTAATTAATATATCAGCTTATTTGAAATGTTAGTATTTTGTATAGAATTTTGCTTCTCTTATGAGAGAGATTGATCTATAATTCTCTCCTCAATACCCTTATCAGGTATAAAAAGATTTTGCTAGTCTCATTAAATGAGCTTAGAAATGTTCTCTCATTTACCATTTTCTAAAAGACTTTGTGTACAATTGAGGTTATTTCTTTCAGTATTCCATGTATTCAACTGagatcaaatttatttttattatctaaatCTTTCATATATACACTGTTTTGTGGGGGTTTTCTGTCTCCCGATTCTAGCAGCAATTGAGAGTGGTTTGTTaagattttatattcttattataGATTGTGCAGTATTCTTTTCATTCTGTCAACTTTTATTTCATATGTTTCTACACTATATTATTAGGCCATGGAAGTTTAAAATAGTGATTGTATATATTAATCATAAAATGTCCCCctttatttccaaaattattcTTCCTTAATATCTACTTTTTATAATATCCCAAGCCTTGTTTGTACTTTATATcttttttctatccttttatttGTAAACCTTTATGGTtctaacatttaaaatgtgtttttgtaaATATGATATAGTTGAGTCTTGTTTCTTAAATTCAGTCTAACAACTTTTATTTCAACTGTTTATTTACATTTGACGGAACTTCTGATTGAAGTTATGTCTAATATatcatcttaattttattttctgtttgactCAACCATCCATGTaatgtctctctccctctttctctgcctccctttGAATTATTCAAGTATGTTTTATTTCATCCCTTCCTCCTCTATTAACTTcttagttatatatttttctactttttttgtaGTGATAACCCCAGAGATATAACATGCATCCTTTTAcctattatgggcttccctggtggttcagcagtaaagaatctgcctgccaattcaggagaaacaggtttgatccccaggtcaggaagattccctggagaaggaaatggcaacccactccagtattcttgcctggagaattccatgaacagaagaacctggtgagtatattccatggggttgcaaaagagtcgaacacaacttagcaaccaaacaacaagcCTAATATAAATTATTACTCTAGCCACTTCCCTCCTATTGATACAAATTCAGAACATTTTAATTCCATTTACTCTCTAC
Proteins encoded:
- the GPR141 gene encoding probable G-protein coupled receptor 141 gives rise to the protein MAANNTSSCDDPILTPHLTRLYFVVLVGGLMGIVSILFLLVKMNTRSVTTTAVINLVVVHSAFLLTVPFRLTYLIKHTWTFGWSFCRFVSAMLHIHMYLTFLFYMVILVIRYLIFFKHKDKVEFYRKLHAVAASTAMWLLVIIIVVPLVVSQYGIHEGYDSHHCFKFHKELTHAYVQAINYMIVAIVIVIAVILLVLQIIIIVLMARKLGHSLLSHQEFWAQLKNLFFIGVILICFLPYQCFRIYYLYTVAHSRDCNYNVAFYNEIFLSVTAISCFDLLLFVLGGSHWFKQKIIDLWNCLLCR